From the Plectropomus leopardus isolate mb chromosome 20, YSFRI_Pleo_2.0, whole genome shotgun sequence genome, the window tgctgcagttATCAGCTATGCAAGAGGAGTGGAtgtaattcttttaaaaaagacatttttttgtcttaatgggacagttcaccctacCAATTAAAAAAACGCATATTTTTCTTTGCTGATTtcttgaaagagacattgctgttgagtttttcttttctttttggcactttgagcaccacaagctcaatctagttccattattttggagagaaggcagacgtctctacggccgatatctccaacacccagcaactcacacagaaacagactaGCAACTAGCAACAcaggaaagatgaaaaaatatgcatttttatttggtgtaactgtcaatttaaaacatgtctgggGGGGATCTTTAAGCTCCATAATGcaccaaattattatttatttagaaattataattttattgaCAGAATAACAGGAAATATTCACTTTAATGTGCAAAATTTAAACTCTGAAATTTCTTTCCAAACCTTTGCCCAATAATACAGCctgtaaactgaatataaaaatacacaccaCAATATGTCTTGATATACGAGACTGTGTATAACTTAAAGTTAATAACTAGCAGCGAGAATGCAGATAactatattttatgtatttatttactttacggTTGGATTTACATGACGTGATTCCAGCACAGATCGGATATGTATCATGAAtgtgtcagcagcaaaaaaagcacattaaatcGGATAGTCTCACTTCGGTTTCAGGCCTCATTCATAGATAAATCAGTGGAAATAAATCAGATATGATTCGGATATCTGTAAATGAGTCTGTAGTCTAAGCAGACAGGTTGGTATTCCCTGTCACCGTCAGTCGtctgttattaaaaaatgcgacaatggcacattttaatatcataattacatgtgctcgcaaagcagaaaatacaacaatagaGGACGAAGACTCAGTGGTCAAATGCAGAGTTTAGCTGTCTTTTAAGCCTTTTTGGACAAAGAAACTCTTCAGGATAAAATACAGGGTTTGTAGCGaaagaaacacatttatgaGGACATTTCAGTTAATGCAAAGTTTGCAGGTGAAAATGCAGATATTGGATTTTAGTCATATTTAAGAATAGATGTAATCAGGCgaatagatataaaaaaaaatcagatatagGCAATAAATAAGAATTGGGCATGAGTTTAGTGGTGATTTGGGTGAACTGGCCCTTTAAGGTGACATACATGTATAATGCCGGCGCCACACTCATGTTGTcttttaaagtgctttaaaacTGATTATAGCCTCTGAAACTGTAGAAAGACTGAATGTCAGTAAGAAAGAAACCTTCTCCATAATGCCACTTTTACTTACAATTATTCTCATtattgattaaccctttgagcttGGATcaacaacagttttcttgtgctgcgttcagacgccccTCACACGTATTTAAACCCGGATCAATAACTGTGTACttggggtttgggggggggtctGGTCAAGACCATCCAAGACCATCTCAGGGAGCGagaatcaacaaaaaaacagctacaaacaCAGGctggtttttagcttttttttcagcagggaatattttgtgcatgtaataGAGCCCGACCGATTTATCAGTCAACCGATATTAACGGCCAATATGAGCCTGTCACAGAAATATCAGAGCATATCGACATCGGCGTATATTTTTTCCGTTCCGATATGCGCcgataagaaaacttttttttacagaccatataatgcagaaaatgatgctTGGGGGGTTTAGAAATGGTCAACAATTGACTGATGCTGAACAGCACTgatgtttattaattttattgtatttattctatatttaaatgGGCAGCAGAGACTATACAGTACTGATGTGAATgtaatttttatattctttatttgaatGGTCAGTGAagactgatgctgaacacatacagaaccaatgttattttattttttatatttctgtaatattaaaaaagtaagttgtttaataaaagttttttaGTCGTACTTTTGCATAGTCGTATTAGTGCAAAATCAGAGTACAGTCCACATagaaattatcttttttaagtCCAGCTCAAAAATTTACTATATCGGTGTCCATATTGgtaatcagtgaatttttccactttaaaatcAGTATTGCTCTCAAAAATCCTGTATTGTTTGGGCTCTAGCATGTAAACCGCAtaatttacttttcatttaacCCTTATGACAGTTGTGAGTTGCCGCTGATTGAAACAGCTTTTGTCtttcctgcagcttctcctcgAGGCACTGAATGAGAACGGGGTCTACTTTGGGATCAAACTTATTGGCGAACCAGTGACCGTAGTTGAGCAACCAGCGCATTTCAGCTGCGCCGTAAATACAAACGCTGCGGACGTGTTGCCCAGAGCAGGGTGGGTACAGTTTTTCCTCCAGGTATTGCCACTTCACCAGCCTGGTTTTACTCATCAGGTCGGTGATATCCGGCTTCGATCGCGGCACCTCTCCGGGTACGCCCGGCAGACGCACAAGTGTGGCCCAGAAGTGTTCGTCTGGGGAGTAGGTGTCCTCGGACCACGCCAGAAAATCCTTCACCACAGCCGAGGAGTCCATGTGCACCACAAAGTCCCGGGACAAGACAAAGTAGGCGTTACCGATGAACACCTCGATGCCGTGTGGCGGCGGAGTCTTTAACTTCTCCGTTTTCATTGGAAGTTTTTGATACTCAAAGCTGGCGACCTTCAGCTCGTGGTGAAAAGTAAACCTCTGCTTTTTTTGCTGGCTGGGTCGACTCGTCTCCAGCATGTTGGCTCCGTTTAACTCCTTCAGCTTGGACACCAGCTCGATGTTGGACCTGAGGGGGAAATCTTGGCCACACAGGTTGATGACGTACTTCCATTGGATCTCTGACGCCAAAAGGTCGGACAGACAGTTGAGATCCGCTTTCAGGCGACTGATGCTCGCGTAGAAGACAGACTCCCGCTTGGAAGCGATGAAGACGTTGGGCAAACAGCGAGCCAACCCCTCCATGGCTGAGATGAACTGAGCTGAAGACTTTTGATCGTAGTGGATGCAGTAGATGTTACTGGGCAAGTACAGCGCTCTGATGAGCCGCTCCACCATCCACGCAGATTTATGCACCACCAGTGAGTAAGCCAGGGGAAAGGCTTTCTCATCCTCGGAGACGCACACGTCATTGTAACCTCTGGACTCAATGAATAAGGAGCAGTTTGAGGTGAGGTTGGCCAGACTTTCATCCTTGACCTCTTCGACTTGTTTCCGTCTGATAATCAGCGACTTGGCCACCTCCACCGGGTCCATGTCATATACGGCCATACAGTTAATGTTGTATTTGTGAAACGTCTGAATGTCATCTAAAGCTGCCGGCGGAGGTGAAGAAACGGGGAGGTAGCTGTACTTCATACTGACTAACAGCAGGCCGCACAGAGTCAGCagtgacagcagagaggaaatcAGTGGTTTTCTTCTCAGTCTCAGTCGTGACCATCGTG encodes:
- the LOC121959660 gene encoding beta-1,3-galactosyl-O-glycosyl-glycoprotein beta-1,6-N-acetylglucosaminyltransferase 4-like, producing MSTRWSRLRLRRKPLISSLLSLLTLCGLLLVSMKYSYLPVSSPPPAALDDIQTFHKYNINCMAVYDMDPVEVAKSLIIRRKQVEEVKDESLANLTSNCSLFIESRGYNDVCVSEDEKAFPLAYSLVVHKSAWMVERLIRALYLPSNIYCIHYDQKSSAQFISAMEGLARCLPNVFIASKRESVFYASISRLKADLNCLSDLLASEIQWKYVINLCGQDFPLRSNIELVSKLKELNGANMLETSRPSQQKKQRFTFHHELKVASFEYQKLPMKTEKLKTPPPHGIEVFIGNAYFVLSRDFVVHMDSSAVVKDFLAWSEDTYSPDEHFWATLVRLPGVPGEVPRSKPDITDLMSKTRLVKWQYLEEKLYPPCSGQHVRSVCIYGAAEMRWLLNYGHWFANKFDPKVDPVLIQCLEEKLQERQKLFQSAATHNCHKG